The sequence below is a genomic window from Tubulanus polymorphus chromosome 1, tnTubPoly1.2, whole genome shotgun sequence.
TAGTTATCCGATCATAAAAAGGTGGCCCCAATACACAGAATTGTCACAtttcatttcttgaaaaacgGGTTTACGGTGCATTCTAATTGAATGAGATgttctgtatatatacatttgtAACGGTTTGTGTACatttcacacacacacacacacacacacacacgacAGCACACACACAAAAATGTCGCACTGTCTACCCTCTATACAGACAATGAATAAACGTAAGGACAGACGAAGACATTCCGCAAATACATGTCCTAGTACGCGCGGTTCTACTGTCGCTCGAGCATAATTACTTAATTAAATGAGACCAGAGGCGTACGAGCGAAGATAGATCTCACACACATAAGAGTAATCAGATTGAAAATATACCATGGTGTTTATGTATTTTACCAACGTTTATACATTAAGCCGGTTTAAAagcaaacaaaatatatagatataagtCATCCGTAAACAAGAGCATGTAAAAATCATCTGAGTGTAGCCAGAGTTGAATGATAATCATTTTGCCCTTCGGAGATAATTTGTCAACAATATCCCTAAGCTATATTTGCATTCGAATTTTACATCCAGAGTTTGCTAAGTAATTGAGCTAATTATCGGTGGTAAACTTTCAATATTGGGAAGGCTTGTTTGCGAAAACTTAAATGGTCAGGTAATCGATTAGAGTTTACTGAACTGTAGGGTAAAAGATAAGAACATTACCACTCACGACAATCTTGCTGCATTcaacagaaaatcaattttgtcgCGGATTATTCAATTACGGTAACAACGTTTCTCGGTTGGATATCAGTTGAGATGATTAgctaatgaaaaattcatttgcaAGCTAATGGATGAAAATATTATCGCATTAAAGTAGTCATTTCACATGTTCATAACCAATCCTCTTAGCCTCCCAGGAAAGCTATTATGGAATGGTCTAAGGCTAacagtcagtaacctgtcggTGGttcagtttcacgatcggatattttcacaagccCATGCGATTATAAAatgcttaccaccaacgattaggtaactaactaaggCTAACCTACTACCAGACACAAGAGAATTCCAGGGGATATCTCAACAACAAATAAGCCTCTGTCAAATCTAATTTTAAGGCCTAATGCTAGGCTCCTTCATGATGGTTTGAACACCAGAAAAAAAGCCATCTCTTAAGGGGTAGCCCATTATAatccaattttcaaaaagggaTCGTGATTAAACCGGACGCAAAAATGCTAGGAAATACTCCTTCCGTCACAGTGGTGAACGAGTAGAACTCGCTTACGGAAGAGATAGTGAATGCTCCTCCATCAACAAATGCTTTCTAATAAGGCCTATGTCTCGATAAATACAGGCAAGAAAAGCATTTCTACATTTCCTAGGCTAATATGTATCGAGAACTACTAATTTGGACTTGAATGTTTCCTGGAAGctattttttttcctttacCAAAGTGCTCCCAACACCTAGCAACTAGAGTGAAAGTGAAACATCTAGGCAGTCAAACGAAAGTCCAACCCTAACTTAACACTAGTAATTAACCCTTATTTAGCCAATACTAGGCCTTATTCCATTTGATAGCTGCGAAAATGATACGATACGATAAGGAATATCAAACATTTGATTCACAACCATTAGAATTCGCaggatattcaaatattcggATTCAGCCATCGGTTGAATAAGGCTGCTGCATACGATACATGTAAAcgtaaaaaaacaacaaaattaattttcgttGAATTTGTTATGCTTCTCAAGATGTAATACATGTTCCAATGTTTAAACGAAAATCAAACAACTTCCTACTGAGTGGATGATCATCATTAGTAGATTATCAGATAATTTTCAGTTAATTGAATTACCTATATAGTAGATAGATTACTGAATATGCAGAAGTAGAAGTTGAAGCGATACGTCCAGCGAATATTTGGTTACTTGAATTCTAAAGATACTCTATGCCTGCATAGGACAATGTGTGCCGTTCTGGGCACTGATTCGAAGCGATATAAACCAAAACTAATGAATGAAACGATTCACCTCTAAAGATTTACTTAAAACGAATATTACACATTTCTCTTTTAAAAAAGTGAATGTATATCAccaagaaaacattttcaaaaagttttccaTTCTAATGTaatcaattgaattttttgCCTTCCCCCTAAAAAGATCTGTTGATTGATGACGAAAAAGAATAGCAGGGGTATTGGTTCAAGTTGCTCAAACACTTCTTCAAATTCCCTTTCGATACAAATTTATTAAAGGCCAGAAAAAATCAGATTACTATGGAAAATATggtttttattatgtaaacaATGGGTTTCAAgacaaatatcaatattccTTCATAATGCGCCTTAAATGCAACACAGAATCCAAGTTATTTCAAACTCAATTCTATTTCCATACTAGAACTGCCATATCTTACAGATCCAAAATCATTCCATACTTCACAAACTGGATGATAGTTTTGTCGACATTTGTTGAAGTCTTAACAAAGTACTACCCTTGGTCATTATATAACTTTAGTTGCACAAACGTCAGTAGTCCCTCAAACGGGTCGATCGATGTTAGCCTGAATTTTTTTCGCACAGTCCAACAACGAGTCATGTATTTCTTTTGCGCACGATATTTGTTGTTTAATCGTTCCAATAAACTGGGGATAACTCTGCATTTCTTGACCAGGTGGAGGTAAGTCCTGCTTGCCCGAATGAACAGGTACGGGTGTATTCTTCATACTATCCGTGTTCAGATTATTACACTCAACTGCTAACCTCTGAAAGAATCCgtgaaacaaatgaaaaaactatttGATGTTGGAAGTATGATAGCAGTGGTGAGTGAGGTTATACTCACCAAGTTAATTTCAATTTGGTCACACATTGAATAAAATTCTTCCAGGCTTTTGTCAAATCTTTGTAGTGGTGCTTCACTTTTTCTGGAGTAAACAAATGAGTTATATTAAGATAAATTATGTGAATCTAGTGTAATCATTCCAACTTGACTTGACTGACACGGAAGTCTCAAGTCAAGTTCGGAAATGTTTGGAAATAGACATAGTCAGTCTGTGGTTCAGTTTTACAATCAGAAATTTTCAAGCCCATTCGAATATTACAGCTTGCCACAAATAACGGATTAGGTACGGTACCATAACTAAATCAAGTGAAGTGGTGAAGAACAAAATTCAGATTTGATTGATGAAAGGCGTGGTAGGTAAATGTGATACGTACGAACAATTGTCAACTTGTGCATTGTGATGAAAGTTCTGCGCAGCAATTTTCATGAGATTCtggaatatgaaaaaaagtaTGActgcaaaatcaaatttcccTGGAACGGTTGCTTTTAGTAATTAGTAGTACAAAAACAATACTCACAGAAAGCGACTCTTTTAATCGTGGAATTAAGAGTCGTACTTTAATAACTGGATCGACTTCGGCGAcctgttgttgctgctgctgggcTTGTAAATGTTGTTGCGGAGGCCCGGGCGGTTGCTGGTGGAGAGGATTTTGCATCGGGTTCTGCATTGGAGGCATTTGATGCATTGGAGCCATTTGCGGTACGCCGGTCCCAGCCATTTTCTAAGTCCAATAATGAGTCCAACATCCGAAATACTACCTTACCAAAATACTACCTTTCGCGACACAGGCCGATTTTCCATCTAAACTGGTTTGACAAGTGACAGTAACATTCTCAAGCACTCGCTGGgtctttctatttttcaggtcAATCATTTTCTcgttatcatttcaaaaccGGAAAGTTTCTTCAATAAAACGATAATTTAATTTGATCCGACAAATACCGATAACCGATAGgaaacgcggaagtaaaaaaCTGCTTTCAACTACTAGTAAAAACGATCTCATTTTCGGTAATTATTCTGGAAGTAAGTCAACATTGGATTCGTAAAAACTTCTGGAGCATCATCTGGTTATGTGAGAAATGGCTCCTACAGTCGGAAGACGCGACGAGTCGGAGAGGAAAAGTCAAAGAGGCGAGAAGAGGTAAAACTAGGACTGTGCTAAGTATCgaaataaaacatcgaaaaaaaatttcaatttgattaaaaaattaaattgtGTCACAGGGGCCTGacacaaaaagtttttgactCCAAATAACAAAActactttttatatatagtacctaggatactggggtcaaaaaccCTTTTGACCTGTCAGCCCCTGCTGTAGATTGTGTGTTGTATTttgttctattatttcatttgtatGATGAGCCTTGATATTGATTGAATTGCAACATccttttttaatttctttgaaGGTCTGAATTGGTTTGCCGtgtgaaatataacaatacgTTACCGGATATTCCATTCGATCCAAAATTTATCACATACCCATTTGAATCTAATCGGTAAGTTTCAAAACGATACAATCAAAAG
It includes:
- the LOC141914763 gene encoding mediator of RNA polymerase II transcription subunit 29-like, yielding MAGTGVPQMAPMHQMPPMQNPMQNPLHQQPPGPPQQHLQAQQQQQQVAEVDPVIKVRLLIPRLKESLSNLMKIAAQNFHHNAQVDNCSKSEAPLQRFDKSLEEFYSMCDQIEINLRLAVECNNLNTDSMKNTPVPVHSGKQDLPPPGQEMQSYPQFIGTIKQQISCAKEIHDSLLDCAKKIQANIDRPV